The following are encoded in a window of Fusarium verticillioides 7600 chromosome 6, whole genome shotgun sequence genomic DNA:
- a CDS encoding AGC/YANK protein kinase: MGNGQGKPVDLNGEVNLNHFRLLRVVGRGAFGKVRIVERKDTNLSFALKYIRKDEVVRSESVRNIIRERRMLEYVNHPFICNLRYSFQDIEYMYLVVDLMTGGDLRFHISRKTFTEEAVRFWIAELGCALRYVHSQNIIHRDIKPDNVLLDADGHVHLTDFNVASDVVPGRTLTSKSGTLAYLAPEVYAGKGYDVRADWWSLGVLFYECIYNKRPFEGGSEGSLSQQIQAASPKYPVTQPPVSLACLYAIGSALDPNRETRMGSTWESFTQNEFFKCFDFELLELKRIEPIFVPSSEKTNFDATYDLEELLLEEAPLEARARRQKPRERLKDDATEKEIREDELYRMIETDFKPFDYTVAAYKRITEGTGVNPEGHPDSDNAPQAITTDEATPMPAVNGGYQSSPLNPSTSNESRQGRPVRPAPPPPLQNDFRARHVPIVAGQRMTSPTGGVQVTLDGSGSWSELARQDATLPTDANNIGDGKNEGSGGMFGFLKGKKGRTNSPKPKERGVLGKEGARVVIG, translated from the exons ATGGGCAATGGCCAAGGAAAGCCCGTCGACCTGAACGGCGAAG TGAACTTGAATCATTTCCGCCTGTTGCGAGTCGTCGGTCGAGGTGCCTTTGGAAAGGTGCGAATTGTTGAGCGGAAGGACACGAACTTGTCCTTTGCCCTCAAATATATCCGTAAAGATGAAG TCGTACGATCCGAAAGCGTGCGAAACATCATCCGCGAACGTCGAATGCTGGAATATGTTAACCATCCCTTCATTTGCAACTTGAGATACAGCTTTCAAGATATTGAGTACAT GTATCTGGTGGTTGATCTAATGACTGGCGGAGATTTGCGGTTTCATATTTCGAGAAAGACCTTTACCGAAGAGGCTGTTAGATTCTGGATTGCCGAGCTTGGATGTGCTTTGCGATATGTGCACAGCCAAAATATCATCCATCGAGATATCAAGCCCGAcaatgtccttcttgatgcgGATGGCCATGTCCATTTAACAGATTTT AACGTCGCTTCCGACGTCGTTCCAGGAAGGACACTTACTAGCAAGTCCGGCACATTGGCTTATCTTGCACCTGAAGTTTACGCTGGCAAAGGATACGATGTGCGGGCAGATTGGTGGTCCTTAGGTGTTCTCTTCTACGAGTGTATCTACAACAAG CGCCCGTTCGAAGGGGGCTCCGAAGGATCTCTTAGTCAACAGATCCAGGCCGCTTCTCCCAAATACCCCGTCACGCAGCCGCCTGTATCCCTCGCTTGCCTCTACGCAATCGGCTCCGCGCTCGACCCGAACCGCGAAACTCGGATGGGCTCAACATGGGAGAGCTTCACGCAAAACGAATTCTTCAAGTGTTTTGATTTCGAGCTACTCGAGCTTAAGAGAATCGAGCCCATATTTGTTCCTTCGTCCGAGAAGACTAATTTCGATGCCACATACGACCTCGAAGAGTTGCTATTAGAGGAGGCTCCACTCGAAGCCCGTGCGAGACGCCAGAAACCACGAGAGCGTCTAAAGGACGATGCAACTGAGAAAGAGATCAGGGAAGACGAGCTGTATCGCATGATTGAGACAGATTTCAAGCCATTCGATTATACAGTGGCTGCTTATAAACG AATCACTGAGGGTACTGGTGTCAATCCAGAAGGGCATCCCGACTCGGACAACGCTCCTCAAGCGATCACAACGGATGAAGCAACGCCTATGCCCGCAGTCAATGGAGGTTATCAGTCATCACCTCTTAACCCAAGTACCAGCAATGAAAGCCGACAGGGACGCCCTGTACGCCCTGCTCCGCCACCTCCACTGCAGAATGACTTCCGAGCTCGCCATGTCCCGATTGTTGCCGGCCAACGGATGACAAGTCCTACTGGTGGCGTACAAGTAACTCTCGATGGCAGCGGTAGTTGGTCTGAACTAGCTCGCCAGGATGCAACCTTGCCTACAGATGCTAACAATATTGGCGACGGCAAGAATGAAGGCTCCGGCGGTATGTTTGGAtttctcaagggcaagaagggtcGCACAAATAGCCCCAAGCCGAAAGAAAGGGGTGTATTGGGCAAAGAAGGCGCACGAGTTGTCATCGGATAG
- a CDS encoding AGC/YANK protein kinase has product MGNGQGKPVDLNGEVNLNHFRLLRVVGRGAFGKVRIVERKDTNLSFALKYIRKDEVVRSESVRNIIRERRMLEYVNHPFICNLRYSFQDIEYMYLVVDLMTGGDLRFHISRKTFTEEAVRFWIAELGCALRYVHSQNIIHRDIKPDNVLLDADGHVHLTDFNVASDVVPGRTLTSKSGTLAYLAPEVYAGKGYDVRADWWSLGVLFYECIYNKRPFEGGSEGSLSQQIQAASPKYPVTQPPVSLACLYAIGSALDPNRETRMGSTWESFTQNEFFKCFDFELLELKRIEPIFVPSSEKTNFDATYDLEELLLEEAPLEARARRQKPRERLKDDATEKEIREDELYRMIETDFKPFDYTVAAYKRYDLLDWLL; this is encoded by the exons ATGGGCAATGGCCAAGGAAAGCCCGTCGACCTGAACGGCGAAG TGAACTTGAATCATTTCCGCCTGTTGCGAGTCGTCGGTCGAGGTGCCTTTGGAAAGGTGCGAATTGTTGAGCGGAAGGACACGAACTTGTCCTTTGCCCTCAAATATATCCGTAAAGATGAAG TCGTACGATCCGAAAGCGTGCGAAACATCATCCGCGAACGTCGAATGCTGGAATATGTTAACCATCCCTTCATTTGCAACTTGAGATACAGCTTTCAAGATATTGAGTACAT GTATCTGGTGGTTGATCTAATGACTGGCGGAGATTTGCGGTTTCATATTTCGAGAAAGACCTTTACCGAAGAGGCTGTTAGATTCTGGATTGCCGAGCTTGGATGTGCTTTGCGATATGTGCACAGCCAAAATATCATCCATCGAGATATCAAGCCCGAcaatgtccttcttgatgcgGATGGCCATGTCCATTTAACAGATTTT AACGTCGCTTCCGACGTCGTTCCAGGAAGGACACTTACTAGCAAGTCCGGCACATTGGCTTATCTTGCACCTGAAGTTTACGCTGGCAAAGGATACGATGTGCGGGCAGATTGGTGGTCCTTAGGTGTTCTCTTCTACGAGTGTATCTACAACAAG CGCCCGTTCGAAGGGGGCTCCGAAGGATCTCTTAGTCAACAGATCCAGGCCGCTTCTCCCAAATACCCCGTCACGCAGCCGCCTGTATCCCTCGCTTGCCTCTACGCAATCGGCTCCGCGCTCGACCCGAACCGCGAAACTCGGATGGGCTCAACATGGGAGAGCTTCACGCAAAACGAATTCTTCAAGTGTTTTGATTTCGAGCTACTCGAGCTTAAGAGAATCGAGCCCATATTTGTTCCTTCGTCCGAGAAGACTAATTTCGATGCCACATACGACCTCGAAGAGTTGCTATTAGAGGAGGCTCCACTCGAAGCCCGTGCGAGACGCCAGAAACCACGAGAGCGTCTAAAGGACGATGCAACTGAGAAAGAGATCAGGGAAGACGAGCTGTATCGCATGATTGAGACAGATTTCAAGCCATTCGATTATACAGTGGCTGCTTATAAACGGTATGACCTCCTAGACTGGCTGCTATGA
- a CDS encoding AGC/YANK protein kinase, with translation MLEYVNHPFICNLRYSFQDIEYMYLVVDLMTGGDLRFHISRKTFTEEAVRFWIAELGCALRYVHSQNIIHRDIKPDNVLLDADGHVHLTDFNVASDVVPGRTLTSKSGTLAYLAPEVYAGKGYDVRADWWSLGVLFYECIYNKRPFEGGSEGSLSQQIQAASPKYPVTQPPVSLACLYAIGSALDPNRETRMGSTWESFTQNEFFKCFDFELLELKRIEPIFVPSSEKTNFDATYDLEELLLEEAPLEARARRQKPRERLKDDATEKEIREDELYRMIETDFKPFDYTVAAYKRITEGTGVNPEGHPDSDNAPQAITTDEATPMPAVNGGYQSSPLNPSTSNESRQGRPVRPAPPPPLQNDFRARHVPIVAGQRMTSPTGGVQVTLDGSGSWSELARQDATLPTDANNIGDGKNEGSGGMFGFLKGKKGRTNSPKPKERGVLGKEGARVVIG, from the exons ATGCTGGAATATGTTAACCATCCCTTCATTTGCAACTTGAGATACAGCTTTCAAGATATTGAGTACAT GTATCTGGTGGTTGATCTAATGACTGGCGGAGATTTGCGGTTTCATATTTCGAGAAAGACCTTTACCGAAGAGGCTGTTAGATTCTGGATTGCCGAGCTTGGATGTGCTTTGCGATATGTGCACAGCCAAAATATCATCCATCGAGATATCAAGCCCGAcaatgtccttcttgatgcgGATGGCCATGTCCATTTAACAGATTTT AACGTCGCTTCCGACGTCGTTCCAGGAAGGACACTTACTAGCAAGTCCGGCACATTGGCTTATCTTGCACCTGAAGTTTACGCTGGCAAAGGATACGATGTGCGGGCAGATTGGTGGTCCTTAGGTGTTCTCTTCTACGAGTGTATCTACAACAAG CGCCCGTTCGAAGGGGGCTCCGAAGGATCTCTTAGTCAACAGATCCAGGCCGCTTCTCCCAAATACCCCGTCACGCAGCCGCCTGTATCCCTCGCTTGCCTCTACGCAATCGGCTCCGCGCTCGACCCGAACCGCGAAACTCGGATGGGCTCAACATGGGAGAGCTTCACGCAAAACGAATTCTTCAAGTGTTTTGATTTCGAGCTACTCGAGCTTAAGAGAATCGAGCCCATATTTGTTCCTTCGTCCGAGAAGACTAATTTCGATGCCACATACGACCTCGAAGAGTTGCTATTAGAGGAGGCTCCACTCGAAGCCCGTGCGAGACGCCAGAAACCACGAGAGCGTCTAAAGGACGATGCAACTGAGAAAGAGATCAGGGAAGACGAGCTGTATCGCATGATTGAGACAGATTTCAAGCCATTCGATTATACAGTGGCTGCTTATAAACG AATCACTGAGGGTACTGGTGTCAATCCAGAAGGGCATCCCGACTCGGACAACGCTCCTCAAGCGATCACAACGGATGAAGCAACGCCTATGCCCGCAGTCAATGGAGGTTATCAGTCATCACCTCTTAACCCAAGTACCAGCAATGAAAGCCGACAGGGACGCCCTGTACGCCCTGCTCCGCCACCTCCACTGCAGAATGACTTCCGAGCTCGCCATGTCCCGATTGTTGCCGGCCAACGGATGACAAGTCCTACTGGTGGCGTACAAGTAACTCTCGATGGCAGCGGTAGTTGGTCTGAACTAGCTCGCCAGGATGCAACCTTGCCTACAGATGCTAACAATATTGGCGACGGCAAGAATGAAGGCTCCGGCGGTATGTTTGGAtttctcaagggcaagaagggtcGCACAAATAGCCCCAAGCCGAAAGAAAGGGGTGTATTGGGCAAAGAAGGCGCACGAGTTGTCATCGGATAG
- a CDS encoding nitrogen regulatory protein areA (At least one base has a quality score < 10) produces MSTSVSIATSSPVLTMNPTITEHDFRFPRRPSAWPGAAIHNAHTQRSGNSNRIPNSRDASASFKEHKTDMATTYSLARQGLGGSALFPFLQNGLADSDRSIDRMQQDDPLATQVWKFFARTKHQLPSQHRMENLTWRMMALNIRRHKEEQQQRQDEADARRKKNMDANSRLGRPMMQSSPSGIAQLRKSSENNLAQPDAMNLDDFIFSDNSGSPINFASPEGDKMVDDRSGSSMASAIPIKSRKEPSLQNFVPQSVPVQPAHQAAQGSEFNYVNRHLRKTSIDDRRTRKRPANFSPQVPAVNSTAAQNDLDLDSELHDYSLDQPNQAGIPQQSNGSNVPFNLDTFMENDSMVNNGNFQQNFSFSPSTSPMIPHGPFSGMYHNSSVPSASMSSNNNNNNNSDFYSPPASAYPSNVSTPHPVPEQEGFYFGSQDARAQRPQGFQQSIGSMLSQQFMYGGSNGNSGSTMFSAPGTASESMSAYSTAPSSFGHIDPSQVFQSEQAVTSPTIQMPQDNMFSFGADSDDEDNNAFADRNVSMQKDMSSSLDESGAMGWDASLPGQFSTQAARFPGGPTRKQVMIGGTTTDFVDNNGDWESNGLERSQSQSFRGGNLRRQHPKLPRNASTPVHFGGQQNGFEQLAQSMQSSPSGDGNGTMSGFSSVAPSRPSSPPMSKQGSTTNLQSAAGNGNDGNAPTTCTNCFTQTTPLWRRNPEGQPLCNACGLFLKLHGVVRPLSLKTDVIKKRNRGSGTNVPVGGSSTRSKKTASALNSRKNSTLSMSTATANSTKPNSNNPTPKVTTPPATSQPASSKDIDSPVSGTTSGANTAGSTPNSHFAGPGPSSGAVGGKGVVPIAAAPPKTSPGPGASSMSMQRPATASSKRQRRHSKSIGGDVPVSMDIDSPDSTSSIDGPRPFGSSAGLSSLPGGMSASSFNLNQRPSTLGSATGMISMSGGQTSSLIGSSAGPQEWEWLTMSL; encoded by the exons ATGAGCACATCTGTCTCAATCGCAACCTCAAGTCCTGTTCTAACAATGAACCCAACAATAACAGAGCACGACTTTCGTtttccaagaaggccaagtGCATGGCCTGGCGCTGCTATTCACAACGCTCACACTCAGCGCAGCGGCAACTCGAACCGTATCCCAAACTCTCGTGACGCTTCGGCCAGCTTCAAGGAGCACAAGACCGATATGGCCACCACATATTCCCTTGCCCGGCAGGGACTGGGCGGCAGCGCCCTTTTCCCATTTCTCCAGAATGGCTTGGCCGACTCCGATCGCAGTATCGACAGAATGCAGCAGGATGATCCGCTTGCGACTCAGGTCTGGAAATTCTTCGCGAGGACCAAGCACCAGCTCCCTAGCCAGCACCGCATGGAGAATCTGACTTGGCGTATGATGGCTCTCAACATACGCAGGCACAaggaagagcagcagcagaggcaAGACGAGGCGGATGCTCGAAGAAAAAAGAACATGGACGCCAACAGCCG GCTTGGACGCCCAATGATGCAAAGCTCTCCCAGCGGCATTGCCCAACTGAGAAAGTCTTCTGAAAACAATCTGGCTCAACCTGATGCCATGAATCTTGACGACTTCATTTTTTCTGACAATTCTGGCTCGCCTATCAACTTTGCGTCTCCTGAAGGCGATAAAATGGTTGACGATAGGTCGGGCAGCTCAATGGCGTCGGCCATCCCAATCAAATCCCGCAAGGAACCATCTCTCCAGAATTTTGTCCCACAGTCGGTCCCCGTCCAGCCAGCTCACCAGGCTGCTCAGGGTAGCGAATTCAACTATGTCAACCGACATCTTCGAAAAACGAGCATCGATGATCGCAGG ACTCGAAAGCGACCTGCTAATTTCTCCCCCCAAGTCCCAGCTGTCAACAGCACTGCCGCGCAGAATGACCTGGATCTTGATTCAGAGTTGCATGACTATTCCCTAGACCAGCCCAACCAGGCCGGCATCCCTCAGCAGTCTAATGGCAGTAATGTTcccttcaacctcgataCTTTTATGGAAAATGACTCCATGGTCAACAATGGAAATTTCCAGCAGAACTTCTCATTTTCTCCTTCGACATCACCTATGATACCCCATGGTCCCTTTTCTGGCATGTACCACAATTCATCTGTCCCTTCAGCATCTAtgagcagcaacaacaacaacaacaacaatagCGACTTTTATTCGCCACCAGCGTCTGCGTACCCCTCGAATGTCTCGACTCCTCATCCTGTGCCAGAGCAGGAAGGGTTCTATTTTGGATCTCAAGATGCGCGAGCGCAGCGTCCACAGGGTTTTCAGCAGAGCATTGGCAGTATGCTTAGCCAACAGTTCATGTATGGTGGCTCGAACGGCAACAGCGGCAGCACTATGTTCTCTGCTCCAGGCACTGCATCGGAGTCAATGTCAGCATATAGCACTGCCCCCAGCTCATTTGGGCATATCGACCCTTCTCAGGTGTTCCAGAGTGAACAAGCTGTCACTTCACCAACGATTCAGATGCCGCAAGATAACATGTTTTCTTTTGGAGCCGactccgatgatgaggacaacAACGCATTTGCTGATCGTAATGTTTCAATGCAAAAGGAtatgtcttcatcacttgACGAGTCAGGAGCGATGGGCTGGGATGCCAGCCTACCAGGCCAGTTCAGCACCCAAGCAGCTCGTTTCCCCGGCGGACCTACTCGCAAGCAGGTGATGATTGGAGGAACAACAACTGATTTTGTCGACAATAACGGAGACTGGGAATCGAACGGCCTTGAGCGATCCCAGTCACAGTCTTTCAGAGGAGGAAACCTCAGAAGACAGCATCCTAAATTACCGCGAAATGCATCTACGCCAGTTCACTTTGGCGGACAGCAGAATGGTTTTGAGCAGCTTGCACAGTCGATGCAAAGCTCTCCTTCTGGTGATGGAAACGGGACCATGTCAGGATTCTCATCTGTGGCTCCAAGCAGACCATCTTCGCCTCCCATGTCAAAGCAGGGCTCAACCACCAACTTGCAGTCAGCTGCCGGTAACGGGAACGACGGAAATGCTCCGACCACGTGTACGAACTGTTTCACCCAGACAACGCCTTTATGGAGGCGAAACCCTGAAGGTCAGCCACTGTGTAACGCCTGTGGTCTTTTCCTGAAGTTGCACGGCGTGGTGAGGCCGTTGAGTTTGAAGACGGACGTTATCAAGAAGCGAAACCGTGGTTCCGGGACCAATGTACCTGTTGGTGGGAGCAGTACGAGGTCTAAGAAGACGGCGAGTGCCCTGAACTCTCGCAAAAACTCGACCTTGTCGATGTCCACTGCGACAGCAAATAGCACCAAACcaaacagcaacaacccGACGCCCAAAGTAACGACACCACCTGCTACTAGTCAACCCGCTAGCAGTAAGGATATCGATAGCCCAGTAAGTGGTACTACATCGGGTGCCAACACCGCTGGAAGCACTCCAAACAGCCATTTTGCTGGTCCAGGACCCTCTTCCGGTGCTGTGGGTGGTAAAGGGGTTGTCCCCATCGCGGCTGCGCCCCCAAAGACTAGCCCTGGACCTGGTGCCTCATCAATGTCGATGCAGCGTCCCGCcactgcttcttcaaaacgGCAACGCCGCCACAGTAAGAGCATTGGAGGAGATGTGCCAGTGTCGATGGATATCGACAGTCCCGATTCAACCAGCTCTATTGACGGCCCGCGTCCCTTTGGCTCCTCAGCTGGACTCTCGAGCTTGCCTGGTGGCATGTCCGCCAGTAGCTTCAACTTGAACCAGCGACCCAGTACGCTAGGGTCGGCTACCGGCATGATCAGCATGTCTGGTGGGCAAACGAGCTCGTTGATTGGTAGCTCTGCCGGTCCTCAGGAATGGGAATGGCTGACGATGAGTCTGTGA
- a CDS encoding hypothetical protein (At least one base has a quality score < 10): protein MSATGSNFFSQASTTTLPVFSTGAQTPVGIDSLPFNPQTSPTSFQAPISNAHAQINNIIPTGNMDFNALFDPSNPALYNFDLEGLNFGSQYAGWEFGILNKMALGAETPPRENSLSQAPTTEATYAALFGNANGNGNGFDNPMLGADFSAGPTSLASPSTDATASPHSVAGLESSPGHNFAGIPTVPGAQRHRPKSTKPNPKSYLGKRQRDSAAIYESVKEPYPYTAGFHNMVAVLRNRLPGNKLLRIAKALGEIRPSFISCTKDLTRQDLIFMEKCFQRTLVEYDDFLQHCCAPTIVCRRSGEVAAVNKEFIALTGWTKEVLLGKEPNLNINTYSGRSTNGSNTPDNNAQGDLPTPRPQRATLDMSGGRPQPVFLGELLDDDSVVEFYQDFAELAFEDSRGKVQRSCRLNKYRSSQSMDIKPDHTAQKDVQPSILSSRVTRIDSEHGISRIERDGKVECTYCWTIKRDVFDIPMMIIMNFLPRYLPDQGPQQLAV, encoded by the exons ATGTCTGCAACTGGCAGCAACTTCTTTTCTCAGGCGAGCACTACGACACTGCCGGTCTTTTCGACGGGGGCGCAGACTCCTGTAGGCATTGATAGTCTACCTTTCAACCCACAAACGTCTCCGACATCCTTCCAGGCTCCGATCAGCAATGCGCACGCCCAAATAAACAATATTATACCTACCGGTAATATGGACTTCAACGCTTTATTTGACCCCAGCAACCCTGCTCTATACAATTTTGACCTCGAAGGTCTGAATTTCGGGAGTCAATACGCCGGCTGGGAGTTTGGCATCCTTAACAAAATGGCCCTGGGAGCCGAGACACCTCCACGAGAGAACTCCCTGTCACAAGCTCCAACCACCGAGGCCACTTATGCAGCTCTCTTCGGAAATGCAAATGGCAACGGAAACGGCTTTGATAATCCCATGCTAGGGGCCGACTTTTCGG CCGGGCCTACGAGTCTTGCCAGCCCAAGCACAGATGCGACAGCCAGCCCCCATTCTGTTGCGGGCTTGGAGAGCTCACCAGGCCATAATTTTGCTGGAATCCCTACAGTTCCTGGCGCACAACGGCACAGACCGAAGAGTACTAAGCCGAATCCCAAGTCGTATCTTGGCAAGCGACAAAGAGACTCTGCCGCTATCTACGAAAGTGTAAAAGAGCCGTATCCTTACACAGCCGGTTTCCACAACATGGTGGCTGTCCTACGAAACCGGCTGCCCGGTAATAAGCTACTACGAATCGCTAAAGCCCTCGGGGAGATCCGACCGTCTTTTATATCGTGTACCAAAGATCTGACCCGTCAGGATCTCATTTTCATGGAGAAGTGTTTTCAAAGAACGTTGGTAGAATATGATGACTTTTTACAGCATTGCTGCGCTCCGACCATTGTCTGTCGAAGATCGGGCGAGGTCGCTGCTGTCAACAAAGAGTTTATCGCGTTGACAGGATGGACAAAAGAGGTACTGCTCGGAAAGGAGCCAAACCTCAATATTAATACCTACAGTGGGCGTTCAACCAATGGGTCGAACACACCAGACAACAATGCTCAGGGAGACTTGCCAACGCCCCGGCCTCAAAGAGCCACCCTTGACATGAGCGGCGGGCGGCCTCAGCCTGTTTTCCTGGGTGAATTGCTGGATGATGACAGTGTGGTTGAGTTTTACCAAGATTTTGCGGAATTGGCTTTTGAGGACAGTCGCGGCAAGGTACAGAGAAGTTGCCGACTCAACAAGTATCGATCCTCTCAGAGCATGGACATCAAACCCGACCATACTGCTCAGAAGGACGTACAGCCGAGCATCCTCAGTAGCCGAGTCACGCGGATTGACAGCGAGCACGGTATATCGAGGATTGAGAGGGATGGCAAGGTTGAGTGCACTTACTGTTGGACGATCAAACGAGACGTCTTTGACATTCCCATGATGATTATAATGAAT TTCTTACCGAGATATTTACCAGACCAAGGACCCCAGCAACTGGCAGTTTAG
- a CDS encoding hypothetical protein (At least one base has a quality score < 10), which yields MSATGSNFFSQASTTTLPVFSTGAQTPVGIDSLPFNPQTSPTSFQAPISNAHAQINNIIPTGNMDFNALFDPSNPALYNFDLEGLNFGSQYAGWEFGILNKMALGAETPPRENSLSQAPTTEATYAALFGNANGNGNGFDNPMLGADFSGMDQNNQSLYAQGNLQHGLPHAYAIAAGPTSLASPSTDATASPHSVAGLESSPGHNFAGIPTVPGAQRHRPKSTKPNPKSYLGKRQRDSAAIYESVKEPYPYTAGFHNMVAVLRNRLPGNKLLRIAKALGEIRPSFISCTKDLTRQDLIFMEKCFQRTLVEYDDFLQHCCAPTIVCRRSGEVAAVNKEFIALTGWTKEVLLGKEPNLNINTYSGRSTNGSNTPDNNAQGDLPTPRPQRATLDMSGGRPQPVFLGELLDDDSVVEFYQDFAELAFEDSRGKVQRSCRLNKYRSSQSMDIKPDHTAQKDVQPSILSSRVTRIDSEHGISRIERDGKVECTYCWTIKRDVFDIPMMIIMNFLPRYLPDQGPQQLAV from the exons ATGTCTGCAACTGGCAGCAACTTCTTTTCTCAGGCGAGCACTACGACACTGCCGGTCTTTTCGACGGGGGCGCAGACTCCTGTAGGCATTGATAGTCTACCTTTCAACCCACAAACGTCTCCGACATCCTTCCAGGCTCCGATCAGCAATGCGCACGCCCAAATAAACAATATTATACCTACCGGTAATATGGACTTCAACGCTTTATTTGACCCCAGCAACCCTGCTCTATACAATTTTGACCTCGAAGGTCTGAATTTCGGGAGTCAATACGCCGGCTGGGAGTTTGGCATCCTTAACAAAATGGCCCTGGGAGCCGAGACACCTCCACGAGAGAACTCCCTGTCACAAGCTCCAACCACCGAGGCCACTTATGCAGCTCTCTTCGGAAATGCAAATGGCAACGGAAACGGCTTTGATAATCCCATGCTAGGGGCCGACTTTTCGGGTATGGACCAAAATAACCAATCTCTATATGCCCAGGGAAACCTCCAGCACGGACTACCCCATGCTTATGCTATTGCAGCCGGGCCTACGAGTCTTGCCAGCCCAAGCACAGATGCGACAGCCAGCCCCCATTCTGTTGCGGGCTTGGAGAGCTCACCAGGCCATAATTTTGCTGGAATCCCTACAGTTCCTGGCGCACAACGGCACAGACCGAAGAGTACTAAGCCGAATCCCAAGTCGTATCTTGGCAAGCGACAAAGAGACTCTGCCGCTATCTACGAAAGTGTAAAAGAGCCGTATCCTTACACAGCCGGTTTCCACAACATGGTGGCTGTCCTACGAAACCGGCTGCCCGGTAATAAGCTACTACGAATCGCTAAAGCCCTCGGGGAGATCCGACCGTCTTTTATATCGTGTACCAAAGATCTGACCCGTCAGGATCTCATTTTCATGGAGAAGTGTTTTCAAAGAACGTTGGTAGAATATGATGACTTTTTACAGCATTGCTGCGCTCCGACCATTGTCTGTCGAAGATCGGGCGAGGTCGCTGCTGTCAACAAAGAGTTTATCGCGTTGACAGGATGGACAAAAGAGGTACTGCTCGGAAAGGAGCCAAACCTCAATATTAATACCTACAGTGGGCGTTCAACCAATGGGTCGAACACACCAGACAACAATGCTCAGGGAGACTTGCCAACGCCCCGGCCTCAAAGAGCCACCCTTGACATGAGCGGCGGGCGGCCTCAGCCTGTTTTCCTGGGTGAATTGCTGGATGATGACAGTGTGGTTGAGTTTTACCAAGATTTTGCGGAATTGGCTTTTGAGGACAGTCGCGGCAAGGTACAGAGAAGTTGCCGACTCAACAAGTATCGATCCTCTCAGAGCATGGACATCAAACCCGACCATACTGCTCAGAAGGACGTACAGCCGAGCATCCTCAGTAGCCGAGTCACGCGGATTGACAGCGAGCACGGTATATCGAGGATTGAGAGGGATGGCAAGGTTGAGTGCACTTACTGTTGGACGATCAAACGAGACGTCTTTGACATTCCCATGATGATTATAATGAAT TTCTTACCGAGATATTTACCAGACCAAGGACCCCAGCAACTGGCAGTTTAG
- a CDS encoding riboflavin kinase has translation MSSRPSVVGPDSGPEAPYPLHMEGKVISGFGRGSKELGIPTANLPVDEALTPWIANISSGVYFGYASLALPTTHPDIPSASSNEPPKAGTEDALLAAEAPANPPFHIFPMVMSIGYNPFYKNTVRSAEVHVLHKFTADFYDVPMRLLILGFIREEKDYKSLEALIEDINFDCEVAKNSLAREAWAPAKGRVVGGKDLEGKLDVQWLLRDA, from the exons ATGTCTTCCCGTCCTTCAGTTGTCGGCCCAGACTCCGGCCCCGAGGCCCCTTATCCGCTTCACATGGAAGGCAAAGTGATTTCTGGTTTTGGCCGCGGCTCCAAAGAG CTCGGCATCCCAACTGCCAACCTCCCTGTTGACGAGGCCCTCACACCATGGATCGCCAACATCTCCTCTGGAGTCTACTTCGGCTATGCCTCTCTCGCTCTGCCCACGACACACCCGGACATCCCATCGGCTTCATCCAACGAACCTCCCAAGGCTGGCACAGAGGATGCTCTCCTCGCTGCCGAAGCCCCTGCTAATCCTCCTTTCCACATTTTCCCCATGGTTATGTCCATCGGATACAACCCCTTCTACAAGAACACAGTTCGCAGCGCAGAGGTTCATGTGCTGCACAAGTTCACCGCAGACTTTTATGACGTGCCCATGcgtctcctcatcctcggcttcatccgtgaggagaaggactaCAAGAGTCTGGAGGCTCTGATTGAAGATATCAACTTTGATTGCGAGGTTGCAAAGAACAGCCTTGCCCGAGAGGCCTGGGCTCCTGCAAAGGGACGTGTTGTTGGCGGTAAAGATCTTGAGGGCAAATTAGATGTCCAGTGGTTACTTCGAGATGCCTAA